In a single window of the Zonotrichia albicollis isolate bZonAlb1 chromosome 23, bZonAlb1.hap1, whole genome shotgun sequence genome:
- the LOC102075489 gene encoding E3 ubiquitin-protein ligase RNF113A produces MAEESGVCSFVFKKRVRAAGSGRRKRPGSDQERESSGEEGSTVVRKERRRDTPNPMIQKTRRCTRERPDYAPSSSEDEDPAKEIGVTYKSTRSAKPVGPEDMGATAVYELDTEKEKDAQAIFERSQKIQEELRGKEDDKIYRGINNYQKYVKPKDTSMGNASSGMVRKGPIRAPEHLRATVRWDYQPDICKDYKETGFCGFGDSCKFLHDRSDYKHGWQIERELDEGRYGVNDDENYEVSSDEEDMPFKCFICRGSFKNPVVTKCRHYFCESCALQHYRKSQRCYVCDKQTNGVFNPAKELMAKLEKHKGEEEEEQQSDQEGDPQ; encoded by the exons ATGGCGGAGGAGAGCGGCGTCTGCAGCTTTGTGTTCAAGAAGCGGGTCCGGGCCGCGGGTAGCGGCCGGCGAAAACGGCCCGGCAGCGACCAGGAGCGgg AGAGCAGCGGGGAGGAGGGCAGCACCGTGGTGCGCAAGGAGCGGCGGCGGGACACCCCCAACCCCATGATCCAGAAG ACCAGGCGCTGCACGAGGGAGAGGCCGGACTACGCGCCGAGCAGCAGCGAGGATGAGGATCCTGCCAAGGAGATCGGGGTGACCTACAAATCCACCAGGTCGGCG AAACCTGTTGGCCCAGAAGACATGGGAGCCACAGCAGTATATGAACTGGAcacagagaaggagaaggatgCCCAGGCCATCTTTGAGCGCAGCCAGAAGATCCAGGAG GAGCTGAGAGGAAAGGAAGATGATAAAATTTACCGTGGCATTAACAACTACCAGAAGTATGTGAAGCCCAAGGACACATCGATGGGAAATGCCTCCTCAGGAATGGTGAG GAAAGGCCCCATCCGTGCTCCGGAGCACCTGCGGGCCACGGTGCGCTGGGACTACCAGCCCGACATCTGCAAGGACTACAAAGAGACCGGCTTCTGCGGCTTTGGGG ACAGCTGCAAGTTCCTGCACGACCGCTCGGACTACAAGCACGGCTGGCAGATCGAACGGGAGCTGGACGAGGGCCGCTACGGCGTCAACG ATGACGAGAACTACGAGGTGAGCAGTGATGAGGAGGACATGCCTTTCAAATGCTTCATCTGCAGAGGTTCCTTCAAGAACCCCGTGGTCACCAA GTGTCGGCACTACTTCTGtgagagctgtgccctgcagcactACCGCAAATCCCAGCGCTGCTACGTCTGCGACAAGCAAACCAACGGGGTCTTCAACCCTGCCAAAG agCTCATGGCAAAACTGGAAAAACACAaaggggaggaagaagaggagcaaCAGTCAGACCAAGAAGGGGATCCACAGTAG
- the LIMD2 gene encoding LIM domain-containing protein 2 isoform X1 codes for MGERLEELISGGSNCTLCQRAEGSPRGRRCGIGEAAEDQGDRGAARALSVTPLQGTSTHSLQAEDQTEGEGEGAMFQATGAASPAPAHEAKSSSGGSTVQRSKSFSLKAQVKEMCTACQKTVYPMERLVADKFVFHNSCFCCKHCHAKLSLGSYAALHGEFYCKPHFQQLFKSKGNYDEGFGRRQHKELWVHKEVESGTKSA; via the exons ATGGGAGAGAGGCTGGAGGAGCTAATTAGCGGGGGGAGTAATTGCACCCTGTGCCAGAGAGCGGAAGGGTCGCCCCGGGGCCGGCGCTGTGGGATCGGGGAGGCTGCAGAGGACCAGGGAGACAGAG GTGCTGCAAGAGCTCTGTCTGTGACACCTCTGCAGGGAACCTCGACCCACAGCCTTCAAGCTGAGGATCAAACagagggagaaggggaaggagccaTGTTCCAGGCCACgggagcagccagcccagccccagcccat GAGGCCAAAAGCAGCTCAGGAGGCAGCACAGTGCAGCGCTCCAAG TCCTTCAGCCTGAAGGCGCAGGTGAAGGAGATGTGCACTGCCTGCCAGAAAACCGTGTACCCCATGGAGCGCCTGGTGGCCGACAAATTCGTCTTCCACAACTCCTGCTTCTGCTGCAAGCACTGCCACGCCAAGCTCAG cctgggcagctaCGCCGCGCTCCACGGGGAGTTCTACTGCAAGCCCCACTTCCAGCAGCTCTTCAAGAGTAAAGGCAACTACGACGAAGGCTTCGGGCGCCggcagcacaaggagctgtgGGTGCACAAGGAGGTGGAGAGCGGCACCAAGTCGGCGTGA
- the LOC141731520 gene encoding uncharacterized protein LOC141731520, with the protein MYCSTQQRGNYSSNGNVSPEMRPQMHPRSGSGQHGPARLTATGPPAGLRGRGALPPVLSPDPRPRTPASSEAPLCPVPSPNLLPPPRPSSCRCSGAGGDPECGAAPEQRSRCPGLSPLLSIPACPGSPNPVCSGTGTPGAGEPLSPAAGAGIVSPPPPPATPEPSSPPSRRVRRAGPCRAVPCPGLGCAVLYRARGSAALVPPQRPRPCSGAASCAPRAGSEPFYRGAAAAIGSRRRTGFQALAPLCGANL; encoded by the coding sequence ATGTACTGCAGCACACAACAAAGAGGGAACTACAGCTCGAACGGGAACGTGAGCCCCGAAATGCGCCCCCAAATGCACCCCCGGAGCGGGTCCGGCCAGCACGGGCCTGCTCGCCTCACGGCTACCGGCCCCCCTGCGGGGCTCCGCGGGCGCGGGGCGCTGCCTCCGGTCCTCAGCCCCGATCCCCGGCCCCGAACCCCGGCCAGCTCCGAAGCTCCGCTGTGCCCCGTTCCGAGCCCGAACCTCCTCCCGCCCCCGAGGCCGAGCAGCTGCCGGtgcagcggggctgggggcgatcCCGAGTGCGGGGCGGCTCCTGAGCAGCGCAGCCGCTGCCCGGGGCTCTCCCCGCTCCTCTCCATCCCCGCCTGCCCCGGCTCCCCCAACCCGGTGTGCTCAGGAACCGGGACCCCCGGTGCGGGCGAGCCCCTCAGCCCCGCTGCCGGGGCCGGCATTGtctcgccgccgccgcctcccgccaCCCCCGAGCCGAGCTCACCGCCGAGCAGGAGGGTCCGCAGGGCggggccgtgccgtgccgtgccgtgcccggggctgggctgtgctgtgctgtacCGTGCCCGGGGCTCTGCCGCCCTTGTCCCGCCGCAGAGGCCGCGGCCGTGCAGCGGAGCCGCTTCCTGCGCTCCCCGCGCCGGCTCCGAGCCCTTTTATCGCGGGGCCGCAGCAGCGATTGGCTCTCGGCGTCGAACCGGCTTCCAGGCGCTCGCTCCTTTGTGTGGAGCCAACCTCTAA
- the LIMD2 gene encoding LIM domain-containing protein 2 isoform X2 codes for MFQATGAASPAPAHEAKSSSGGSTVQRSKSFSLKAQVKEMCTACQKTVYPMERLVADKFVFHNSCFCCKHCHAKLSLGSYAALHGEFYCKPHFQQLFKSKGNYDEGFGRRQHKELWVHKEVESGTKSA; via the exons aTGTTCCAGGCCACgggagcagccagcccagccccagcccat GAGGCCAAAAGCAGCTCAGGAGGCAGCACAGTGCAGCGCTCCAAG TCCTTCAGCCTGAAGGCGCAGGTGAAGGAGATGTGCACTGCCTGCCAGAAAACCGTGTACCCCATGGAGCGCCTGGTGGCCGACAAATTCGTCTTCCACAACTCCTGCTTCTGCTGCAAGCACTGCCACGCCAAGCTCAG cctgggcagctaCGCCGCGCTCCACGGGGAGTTCTACTGCAAGCCCCACTTCCAGCAGCTCTTCAAGAGTAAAGGCAACTACGACGAAGGCTTCGGGCGCCggcagcacaaggagctgtgGGTGCACAAGGAGGTGGAGAGCGGCACCAAGTCGGCGTGA